The genomic interval ctagcaaGTCAGTATAATGGAAGGAAACCAAAAGTGTCATGCAAAATCAGTTTAGGGGTTTAACAGCCGAAGGACAACGAAAGCTAAAAGCCAGGAGGAGGAAGCCGGCTGGCTGTTGTGAACGCAGGAGATTTATAGTCCTGCCAATCAGGCACACCTGAACACCAACACCTGCTCaacaggaatagagagagagagcggtagAGAGCACAGGCACACCAAACAGGGCGGGGTCGAAGACCTGCCAATATCCGTTACACCTCTAAATCAGATTAAACACCAAaaccactttcctaggctgaataatgcttaaCTATGTGTTTATACAGATTACacattgtggaacacttacatgcaaaaacacactggctCTTAAAGAttcaacaaccatttccattgattcaaagggccaaaatgtcaaaatagacaccaattttccaacaaaccagtctgaaataagccAAGAAATtcactctttgaaaataaaagaatgttcctcaacaatgcaagattctaaaattccatgttaagttagatggggtcagatattctttagaatgtgtattctacaacattctaattacagttttgtcagtatttgctgaagaataatgcataaaacaaccctcattttaacatatttccaccacCTGGATTTTCATGGTGTTTTACTATGGTGTTTagatcaccaattgaaatataaaaatgtgaaaataaattctgttgcaattaattttgggtcagacctttgcctggactattagCTCATTGTGGTAGCTATAcgtaattacattatgccctgtttgtCTATGTTAACAAACAATGTCAAAAAACGTATAATACATTttgtgtttgtcttgatgtaagtaatcaactcagtaattttcatggtgaCATGTGAAGGTTAATTGTTTCCCCTATCTgcgtgagaaaaatactgtaGGCGCAGTACTTTCCCCTATTGGGATACTTcggggctttttttcccttactcaggacatattgaggatacaaaatcaaaggttttcttctgttgcaatttgttcaacctttTTTCATAAAATGACTGGACTCTCCCTCAGCCTGTTACAGCGTAagtcaggggtgtcaaactcaaatTCACAGGGGGCCAAAATTAAGAAATGGGAGTATGTCGCGGGCCAAGCTCAACATTTATTGAATAACCGATGTTTTTATTGAATTAAAACTGtatacacacaagaaaaaatagAATGCAGGCATTTCTGAATATAGCctaatagaaaaaatatattgaatatctgaatagaaaaaatatattggcCTATTTTTTGCAGGTGAACTATAAAAATTGTAAATAACATTTAACAATTATCAAAATTGTAATTGTAACTATTAACAGTTAACAAACTCTCCATCTGAGAATGGCCGTGCGCGATATCCTGCAGTAAAACTCGCTTTTACAGCAGCATTACTTTGTGACTTGGCTTGTCTGCCTTGAAAGCAGACTTGCTTTCAATTCTCCCACTTTCTGTAGCTTAAGCTTCGCATCCAGATCTTTGTATTTGTCTTCATGTTTAGTTTCGTAGTGCCGttttatgttgtaggcctactctttagTGACAGCTACGGTGAATCCACATACCAAGCAAACGGATTTGTTCTTGAATAATATGAACATATAATCGTTTTCCCACCTATCTTGAAAGCTCCGATTATCAATCTTTCGCTTCGCAATTTTCGTTGATAGTTTGTCTGGTTGCATGGATACGTGTTTTGTTTAACGATGCAACTCATTTTGGGATTTGAAGTGTTATCGGTGTATGATAcactatatgtacagtatgtagcaaCTTGATGGGCTGCGTTGCCCTGGGTTGCGCTCATGCGCTGAATAGAATAGCGTGCTAGGCCAGCTCTAACGTGGATGCGCTGATATGGATGCGCTGTATAAACTACGTGGTGGGCCACTTCTAATACAGATTGAATAATGACCTCGTGGGCCACAAATAAGCAGCACGCGGGCTAAAAATGGCCCGCGGGCCTGAGTTTGACATCCCTGGCGTAAGTTAATAGTATGCTGTTAAAAACCGCAGGACATACCATATGAGTTCATGAAACAGTAGTAGTAAAATAGAATAGCAGGTTTGTTGGTATTTTCAACTCAACTGATAAGATCAGCGTGCATTGTGCAAAAGTGTTACACCATTCCATTAGATTACCTTGGTGTATCAGCCTAAATGTCAGATTCAGTCCTGTATACCTTGCACTACGTCTTGTGCTTGTGAGGTAGGCTATATAATAGGCCTAAGCTTCCATGGCATACATCACAACACCAACTCGATATCTTCAATAGTGCATAGGCTAAGGCTACCGAAATTCCCTTGTCCATCTACAAAAAAATAGATTTCCGATTCTTAAGACGGGCGATGTCGTGAGACAGATTGCAGTTCCATACAATCACCGCACAGTGGAGTTCGAGAGTTGGGCCTCCTTTTCCTGTTGAGTGAATGCGTCCAAGTGCGGTTCGAGCGATTGGATGTGCGCTGCTGCGAGCTGTCTCTCCTCTAGATCGAAGATGGCGGTGTCCGTATTCCCCGGCGTGCGGCTCCTCTCTGTCGGAGACGCAAACGGCGACATACAGCGGCATTCAGAACAGCAACCTCTACGGCTGGAGGTGAAAACCACCCAGGATGCGGCCCTGATAAACCTCTCCAACAGTAAGCAATTTAATCCTTACACAAAGCCCCCACGGGCCTGGAGGCTTTACACTAACGCTATTCATCACTCCGCTGTAATTGTAactacatgtgtgcatgtctataGAGTGAGTTAGCGAAGGAGCTCGTattctccaaaaccagacaccGCGAATCAAACAATTGGTCTGGACTTCACGTAATTTGCAAAATGCTTCAGCAGCGTGTTGCTGAAAGGATCATATCTGTAGTAAAGCAAAGGCTACATAGTTATTCATAATCATCGATACACCATGCCGTCTTTGATTGTAACACCAGAGCGGCCTCAGGTAACATAGCCAGCTAGCGTGCTAACTATCTTGCTAACTTGTTTCCCTCCAGATCAGGAGAAAGTGGCCAAAGTAAGCTAGTGTTCACGTTATTTGGTTTGTTACATGTAACACTCGGGCCTTTTCAGAGGACTGTTTTATGTCTATATAGGTTTTCTGCTACCTACCACCAGTTGGCAACAACAGCTAACCATACAATACATGCTTCTGTAAAATAACGTTATCACAGGCTCGCCAGTACATCTCTGCTTAGCGTGTAACATTTTCCAGACGTTTTCTAGCTGGTGACGTTTAACATGGAACTGAAGGAAGCTTTGCTACAAATGTGTCATTTTAGTGATTATCTTCTGTTCTTCCCCTGGATTAGGGCTAGCCTAGTTGTTTTGGCTTCTTAGTTAGGgtaatgtttttatttgtattgcgTACAGTTGATTTACGCTGGCGCTAAGCAGAACTCGCTCGTGCCACCTTTCTGTATGCCCACTAAAACTAAGAGTAGAATTAAAAATAGATAAATTGTGAAAACCTTGCCACTGTGCTAATAACTAGCTACTTACGTATTCATCTTTGTTCCTCTACTAACAATGGCAGGGCGCCCGCCTCCCATCACTTTAGCTCCTTCAGTGGTAGGCTGCTTTTGTGTCGGATGGCACGGCGCAGTGATGCTCCTCCGACCAGTGCAATTTTAACGAGGCTAAATGATGCTACCCAAACTTGATTAATTGTGGCGTGAGAACATTGTTTATGACTACTCTTGCATGTTATCCTAGCCTGCCAGTGTTGCCATCATGGATAGATATATCTATGATGGAAACAACCTCATTCATGTACACAACTGTACCGCCGCCAACGGTGTctcattgtttgtgttttatggTACTGTCTGTACTTTCAACGTGACCAATAGGCAATCCGATTATAAAAGAGTAGGCTATTTGCTTTTTGTCCCCTGTGGACTTTTCAACTGAATCCTACTTTTGGCTGGAGCGCCTCTAGTAGATAAGGTCTGGGGGGAATTTTAAGAGCAAGCACTAGAGAGCAATGactaaatattttaaaacatgCAGTCTTTACACTTCTCACAGTGCAGAATAAGAAATTAAGTGCTTCATCCTGAATCCATCCAGAATTGCGAAGAGGAGTTTGCACattaatatttaatttaatctTCTCATTTTCTTACAAACTCTGTTACATAAACAAGCAGCTGTTGCATTTGGAACAGGCAGGCGTGTCCCAATGTTGGAGCCGAAGGAGGAATAGATAACCAAGTCTGTTTGAAATGAAGGATTTCTGACCCAGGCTTGTTTGCTTTGTGGACTCCTATTGAGTATAACCTTAGGTTGATTCAGTTGTAAATTATCACTTTATATGTCTCATCTTTGCGCAACGCAAGACAGAATTTGTCTTTCATGCCCATGCATAGATACTAACTCTGGTGACTGGGCAGGTGAAGAAGGAGGTGAAGATACCAGGACTACACATGGATCTTTCTAATAaacatgctttttttttctccttgagAATGACATCAAGCTGGGAGTTGGTTCATGTGTTCCTCTGGGTCCAGTAAAGGCTATGTAGAACCTTAGAGAGCTTACTTATGTCATTATTGGGTTTCACCATAGCTTCTGTAGCGATGTGTCTGACACATCCACCTATCTCCCCACTTTTCACAGCAGAAGAGACCTGCGTGTTCAAATGCTCCATCTCCCAGGACACAGAATGCAGCCGCGTGGGCAAGCAGTCCTTCATTGTCACCCTCGGGTGCAACAGTGTACTGCTTCAGTTCCCATCCCAAACAGGTACGTGAGGCCACCAGGGTGTATTTTGACTATATTGAGGACTATATGACAAACATTGACAGACCGATATAACTGGTAACTGACTGATGCTGCTTTCTGTGGTGAATGCAGTGTGGTTGGATCACACAGCTCTTTCCTCCCAATGTAAGTCAGCTACTGTATGCCGAGTAGAACATTTTAACTATGTTGTATTAATTGTTATGGCCTGTACTAAACTGATTAGATTAGTGAATAAATTGAGGGAGGATGGCCTTTTTGTATGTCCAAAGACATAAGGACTTTAAACCAGTTGCCAATCTATTTGGAGAAGGATGGCAGCTTTGAACTGCATTTCTTGATTGTTCTGTGGCTTTTGAAATAGTCCATGAGCTCACTCTATTCTCTGATGGCTTGTTTGTCCATGGCGTCTctgttccctctccctccctgcagAGTTCTCGTCCTTCTACAACATCCTGAAGAACTGCCGTGGACACAGAGGAGAGCAGTCAGTCTTCAGCGACAGGACAGAGGAATCCTCTGCTGTACAGTATTTCCAGGTTGGTATActatggcaaacacacacacacacactaaggtgcTGCATTTTACTGTTCAGTGGCCTCTGTAATGGATTTCTAAAGCTTTAGTAAATGCCTTTGTCGTACAGTTTTAAGAATACAGAATTGACCGCACTCACTGACACTTCAACGACATGATGGATGTCTGTATAGATGTATAATGACGGTAAACAGTGGCACTGACTCTGATTTTCCTTGTGCTCCAGTTCTATGGCTACCTCTCCCAGCAGCAGAACATGATGCAGGACTATGTTAGAACTGGAACATACCAGCGGGCAATTCTTCAGAATCACACAGACTTCAAGGACAAAGTACCAGAGCTTTTCTAGCTGTTTTCAATTCAGGCTTGTGTTCAGCATCATATGACTGTTTTGTCATGAAAATGTTGTTAATGGCCTTATTAGGAGTAGGGATGTGCTGTTGATTGCCTTCATAATACGTCTATGATATTATTAGCCAAGATTAACCCTGACAGTGACTATATTTGTTTAATGTTTTCTTACACATTTATAATCTTCCCTGGAAAATAGCTTTCTAAACTCTGGCAAAGTGTTTATTTACTGGCAATGTTTATTTACTATCGCATACCACCACCCATGTCTGTTTCTGTCAGGTGGTGTTGGATGTGGGCTGCGGGTCTGGGATCCTCTCCTTCTTTGCTGCCCAGGCTGGAGCGAGGAAGGTGTATGCAGTGGAGGCTAGCACCATGGCCCAGCATGCAGAGGTAAAGGCAGCACTGTCCTGCTGCAGGTTGCAAAGCACGCTTGCATGTTTGGAGTCCATTGTTGATTTTATATCAGGGTTATCAAAGGGGCAATAAGAAAGACAAATATGACCGCTTTGCAATGGCCCTAGCAAATACCTTCTGCATCCATGACcaagaaaataaatagttcTAAGTGATTGAAAAATGTGGGTTACTGGTTGCATTTAAGTGTACATTCACATTGTTTttcttattgttttgtttttttaattggtGATGTACTGTACCCTAAATTCATACTACACAAATTGAAATGAATGTCTTTGTGAACTTTGGCCTCACACATAGGAACCATCCATGTAGACACGTGCCAAGTGCCATCGTTTTTAGTTTAGTTAAAATGTTGTTAGTAGTCACTTTAGCGGTGCCATTCGGTGCGTACGAGTTGAGTTACTAAGAGTGATTTCCTGTTGCAGGTCCTAGTAAACAGTAACCGGCTGAACGACCGGGTGGTGGTGATCCctgggaaggtggaggaggtgagCCTGCCGGAGCAGGTAGATATAATCATCTCGGAGCCCATGGGCTACATGCTCTTTAACGAACGCATGCTGGAGAGCTACCTGCACGCCAAGAAGTTCCTCAAAAGCAACGGTGAGTCACcaaagaggtggaggaggaggaaagagaggagataaTTGCTGAAACTTTTGATGGCAGAGGGTTGGTCTCTCAAGCTGCTGTGCATGCCTTCTAACAAAGCTGTCACAACATAGCTCAAAGCCCAGCAGTGAGAAGAACAAAAGCACGATAAAAAGAATTCGAAAAAAAGAAAGTAGCGATTAGGAGATTCTTTTGTTGActggagaaagaaaggaaagcaAATGGAGAGTCATTGCAGCCAAGCTCACTTGCCATGTCTATCACACACTTCAGCTAGAGCTCATCATCTTTGAGCTTGTCGCCTCAGACAACCAGCAACACCATTGTCGTTTGGTTGAGAGTTAGAGGGTCtgcattagctaagtaacgtgagAGTGGGCAGTTGTGTGGGATATGGTCCAGATCCTTTGTCCCTTCACCACTGTCAGAGCTGAGAGCTAGGAGCATGTCCTTATTTTATGTCCATAAAATTCACCAGTATGTCCATCTTTTTCTCACACATGCTCAGGTAAAATGTTCCCAACCATCGGTGACGTGCACTTGGCACCCTTCACAGATGAGCAGCTGTACATGGAGCAGTTCACCAAGGCCAATTTCTGGTGAGGCCCAGgcctgggcgtgtgtgtgtgtggtgacaaaGGGGCTTTGAAGGGAGAGACGGGAAAAGCTGAGAGGCTCAGAGAGAAAGCAGTCACAGGGAGTCCATTTACAGGTACATGTACTAATTTAGCAAGACACTGGCCCAATCCCAAGTCCAGACTCACAGACTTTGCCGCTCGTTCTCGCGAAATTCGTAAGGGCTTAGGGCTGTCCCAAATGTCGCATTTCAAAGGGCGTGAGGGTTTGAATTCACACTTACTGGCACTTACCAAGCCCTTTCCATTAGTCTGCATCAGTGCAGACTTCACCAAACGGAATTACCCACAGTTTAAAGTGTTGTGATGTTTACTGCGGTAACCATAGGGAAATCCGGAAATTACAAAGGTAGACGACAACATGTGAGTGCGTAAAGACGTGTAAAATCTATTTTAGAAGATTGGTagatttttttcgaacgtacgcgccgctatcacgtctggtgtagctacttccattgattatagtggaagctatttgttgcagcagacgcatcgcgaacggaacgcttcagttacgcgcctggtgtagcttcccacT from Alosa sapidissima isolate fAloSap1 chromosome 3, fAloSap1.pri, whole genome shotgun sequence carries:
- the carm1 gene encoding LOW QUALITY PROTEIN: histone-arginine methyltransferase CARM1 (The sequence of the model RefSeq protein was modified relative to this genomic sequence to represent the inferred CDS: deleted 1 base in 1 codon); protein product: MCAAASCLSSRSKMAVSVFPGVRLLSVGDANGDIQRHSEQQPLRLEVKTTQDAALINLSNTEETCVFKCSISQDTECSRVGKQSFIVTLGCNSVLLQFPSQTEFSSFYNILKNCRGHRGEQSVFSDRTEESSAVQYFQFYGYLSQQQNMMQDYVRTGTYQRAILQNHTDFKDKVVLDVGCGSGILSFFAAQAGARKVYAVEASTMAQHAEVLVNSNRLNDRVVVIPGKVEEVSLPEQVDIIISEPMGYMLFNERMLESYLHAKKFLKSNGKMFPTIGDVHLAPFTDEQLYMEQFTKANFWYQPSFHGVDLSALRGAAVDEYFRQPIVDTFDIRILMAKSVKYTVNFLETKEEDLYKIEIPFKFHMLHSGLVHGLAFWFDVAFVGSVMTVWLSTAPTEPLTHWYQVRCLLQSPLFAKAGDTMSGTAMLVANKRQSYDISIVAQVDQTGSKSSNLLDLKNPFFRYTGTTPAPPPGSHYTSPSENMWNTGGAYSVSQGMAASGMPAAYDLSTVIGSGSTVSHNNLIPLVNTGIVNHTHSRMGSIMSTGIVQGASTGQQGPSSSSSYYPITNQFTMGGPAISMASPMAIPSNTMHYGS